The Kryptolebias marmoratus isolate JLee-2015 linkage group LG9, ASM164957v2, whole genome shotgun sequence nucleotide sequence tgttatcAAAAAAAGCACATGTGGTTGCAAATtagcttttttatatataactttttaaaatcttaattatTCATCACAATATTTAACTaccaagagaaataaaacagacatgCGATGGTAAGAACCTGTGTATCGACACGGGTGTACAAAGTGGCAAAGTGACCTGGAGCCTGTTCAGATGTCTCTCTTCACTCAGATTTGTGAAAAACTTTATTAAGAAATGCTTCAATCACTATACATCcactgtatgtttgtgttttttttcctataaataGCTTTCTTGGTGAGAGAGGGGGCACAGTTTCTTTTAATTGCAAAGATTGCAGACCGCTGGCAGTTTGTGGAAAGATAAATCCCACACCAAAAGCCCCAGCTATTAACCTTTTACACACAGTCTGTATTTGTTCACTAGGTGGTGCCAGTGATCCAGTCACCAAAACAGTGTCGCTTTTGATTGAAATATTTAATCACAACAGTAGAAAATTATTAGACAGTAGCCAAggagaattttttattttttttagtctttaatcATCTAAAATTTTTAATAGAAGTCATTTTTAtcgagtttttattttttatttttgctcaggAATGCTGAAGAACAGACAGTCATAGTGGCGTATTTTGTCTACCGCAATGGATCGGCTCTTTCCAGCACTGAAGTAGAAGACAAGCTCTCTGTTCCTGAACATTTTGTCATACTGAGTGAGCTCGGCCTCAGTACCATTGTAAGTATGAACAGTTTTAGAAGTATAGTTCCTGAAAGTGAGAACCTCCAGGTTATAGTTGTGCAAATCGAGTGTAAATTACATTCTAACAATCTACAGATAATCATGTACATGCAATGAGTTTGTTACCTTTATTGCAGGGCATGAGTGTGCCCGAGAAGAAAACCAATAACACAGTGCAGTTTGTCCTGGTGGGGATGGTTGGAGGCCTCGTTATTGTGTTGGTTGTTCTCATCACCTCACTGATGTGCACTCGcagaaagtaagaaagaaaaaaactaccaAGAGCGCCGGACTGAAGCGCAAAACTGTTGATCTGAGTGAGCGATCAGTCTGTGCGCTGATCAGCATCTTTCCCGTTACAGCTATAGAcggaagctaaaagcagctgaagccaTGAACACAGCGTCTATGATGAACTCCGACAACCAGAAAGGAGGCGCAGTGGTCCCTGGAACCAACAAGTACACCATGGAGGGGTGAGCGTGTCAACAAATCAGTGAGCATATAGCCCTCACGGTGCAAATCTTTCAACTTTTAACTGtgctttgtctttctgtgtgacCCAATAATCTCTGATAGTGCAAATCCGGTCCTCAACCTCCACATTGACACAACTGTTGCTCTGGATTTAGACGGGGAGAGCTCTGACTTGGACAAagtcaggtaaaaaaaaaaaaaaaaaaaattaaagctctatcaagctttttttctgtggcaTCATAAACTGAGATTACTTCCAGGTGAACATTTTCTCAGAGTTTTGccttcaaaaccaaaacaagtcGTTTGAGCAACAGTAACAATATTGTTTAAGCGTATACTGTGAATTGACCCCGTTTTCTCTTCTTTCCATTAAAGCATCAACTCTCTGGATGACAATTATGACATGACTGGCAATAACTCAAAACTTGACATGGtgagtgtgtttaaaaaaacaactaatctcTTTACTTATTTACATTAGGTCAAAATCATGATTTAAATTTAAGACATGCTCCACATCACAGGAAAGGatcgacgaggaggaggaagatagCGACGGCCCTCCGGAGTACGACGAGCCTCTGAGTGCAGCGCTGGCCCAGTTGGGCCCGAAGAAAACCCCCAATACATCTAACATCGGTTTTACCAACCCTATATTTGACACAACAGACCTGTGATGGAAATTAAAGAGGGGGAGATAAAAATGGTACGCCTCAGATGGTTAAAGATCAGGCCATccaaatcagctgtgtttttcTGATGTCTTCAAACAAGCTTTCTGTTCTGACCAATGATAATGTGATATAAAGAGTCCGGCTCAAGATTCATgactttaatcaaacatttatctaaaataaaataacaaataaaaccaattacGGACAGTTAGTTCAtgaaaataatataaagaaattCAACGTTGCACTGAGTTTGTAgaattattttggctttttgaacatttcaaacactaGTCTGGTCTTggctgcttttaaaacacatagacaaaaaaaaaaacagttctaatttaaaagtttcttattatttaaacataaataaatttaattgcACCTGACTGAGGCTAACAGGTTTAATAACAgtgaaaaattacatttctacTGACTTGTGGCATGTATATACAgaagcaaaataactcataaaatgtcaaattcacAAGCATTCCAACAAAAAGTGGGACAGCAAACAATTATTAGTTGCACAGTCAAtcactttatttctgttaatttataaagcaaatatttaaaattgttcTGGGATTTGACTTGAAATAATCAGAGTTATAAGTCATGTCAGCTTACATTTCTAATTTTTGTTGCAGCAACAGCTATACTCTtgtaaagttcatttaaaactagAAAATGGCATAAAATGTCAGTCTAAGTTTGAAATCAACCAAAATCGTTCATcaattgtttgtgtttatccGATTTTTGATGTATCCGCTGCTGAATAAGGACCTCACGCAGAGTGATGCTGTGGCTTTCTGCAAACCACAGGTCTGTTTACTAAGAACCAAATGAATGTATTACATGTGCAATCTATGAATaaaatttttttcttcagtttttgttttttttaatgaagttcaTCTGTTAACACAAACATTACTAGCACTACAACAATctccaaattaaaacacatttagaaaCAATTTTCAGCACAAAATTTACAACTAAACCACTTCTCATTGCATCAAAGTACAGTAAggagaaaaagaccaaaaataaaGCTGATGCCAGACAACTTTACTTTTCTCAAAAGATGATTGTGTGCATCATCTTTAAAGGGATGGTTTGGACAACTCCAATCTCTAACATATCAaagcagtttatgcaaacactcttttataaacctttatatcaTTGTtggtttcacattacatggtttgtttaaaacattttcagctggaACATCATATTTCTGCaacaataaatgtgaaatgCAGAAAGAATGGCAGGGCAAAGGTTTATAAACCAGCTTTCACATGAAGTGCTATAAAGTTTTAGTGATTGAAttagttttaagatgacagaaacCTGCTTTGGAAGTGGCCCTGCTTGGGCTTTCATGAGCGAGCAGATTTTTATTcacctttaaaacaactcccGTCTCCAAAGTTTCACTGCAGTTCATACAAACGCTGTTTCTTAAACCTTTACGCTGCTGTCACTTTCACATTAAACACTTATtcccagaagtgctacagccagctgctgtaGTTGCTAGTTGCACTTGTGAAAACCCATAGATTTCCATGCAGTGCTGCCCACTCCTCAACAGGGAAAGCACCTATACATAGTTCTCGTGACCCACTCTCGCCCACGTTCTGCCATTTTGTATGGTACGCTTCGCTTGGTGGCTACTGTTGCTGTCCACTGACGCATTACAAATTAAAGCACAATTCTTGTCAATGACAGTGAATGAAACTAGCAACCGTGGAtctaaaaatgttacaaagatGGACTGGATACCCATATGAGGGGAAGTGTCTCCTGATTGGAGAGAAGGACACTCATGAGCTTGAAAGAAAAGAAGTGTCCACTGACTGGAAATCGCTATCTACAGTCACTTACACAGACATTTTGAATTAacataaaatcaacaacaacaaaaatatttatacttttaaagAACTTGAAGCCTACAAGTAGCTGGAAGCAGAGAATCATCTATGTTGTGGACAGGTATGGGACTCCATGAGCCTAGAAGGTGACGAAAGCAAACTTGTCACAGTTAAGGTAAGTGCTTCAGGCATTTCAGTGACACTAGCTGGTTTTTGCCTTCAAGTTCTAGTAATGTGTCATTTGAAAGGTAAAACTGTCCTCTGTCTAAATTTGatgccaaaaaaaaccccactagTTGAGGTGGGAGATGTGCAGTGGGCATTAATGCAGCGACACAATGTTTGGTAATTTTGTGACAGTTCAGGCAGTTTGGAGCAAAAGATGCACTCAAGGGTGGCTCAAAACTTTTGCTTCCAGATCCAGGTGATATCTTATATGATATAAGAATGGTCCATGGAAATTACTTGCCAAAAAAAGccttatttttgcttttgggTTCAACAAGGTTCAGCAATTCTGAAGCAAGTATTCAGGATAATGCCTGCATGAGGACTGGGCCACCAGTTAGGGCTTTGCACTCACTGCTCATTGAGAAGAGTAAGAACCATATATATTTTCACATAAGGGTCTCCAAAAGTCTCCAGTAACACCAAAAAAATCCACTGGAATTGTTGCTGGTTGCTAATTTGAAAAAGAGTCACTAGAGAGGCCTGAATTTTCACTAATTATAGCAACAAAGAGgctaagttggcaacactgaTGCTTTGTAAACtgtataatgcaaaactgataacaacataaaggtttataaaatagcatttccATGAACCTCTGTGAAATTATCAAGCTTGGTTTTGATCCATTTTGGTTCTGGCCATGTTCAGACTGGCCGTTAACTCGTCATTCCAGTCAGACATAGTGTCTATTTTTCCAGCCTGAGGTTGTTCAgtgagctatctacaacaagataagatattagttgttcagaacttttccacagaacctcacttcaaaaggtcCAAACAATCCATTTAATTACATTGATATACTTTTCACTATACAACTGGGTTGAAGCTAAGACTGaaatatgtgaataaaagcCTCCAGTAATGACAGACGCTCCTCTTGTGCACATAAAAAAGCAACTTATATCCATTTAAATTCCCATCAAAGTCACCCCTGCACTTAACAGACGGACCTCGAGGTTGTAGGTAGAAATCTACCACCATCCCTCTCAAATGCAAGTGTTAAGCTTCGTAACAGCCAGCAGAAGGCGAGCTTGTTGCCATGGCTTCATATTGTCTGAAGTGCATAAAAAAAGCATAGACGGCTAAAATGACTAAGTGGGGtgagcagaaaaacattaaaggaGAGGAGCTCGGCTAACAATGGCACTGATGTATCACTCTCTAGTTGTAACTTAGAGTCAATTACCCTGTCAGTCCATTCAAAGTGACGTCACAGGAAGTTTTAGGAAAACAACGAGATGGATAAAGTAGTATGGCTGTTTCTCTGTGATTAATGCTTCGGCTTACCAGCTCTATATGCTTTCAAGCTTGTTTGTCTTGTGCGAGGGTGTGATTTGTTTCTCACCCTGTCAACAGGATGTCAAGCTGTTGTAAATCAGAGTATCACAGCCACATTTATCAGATGGGATTTTCGAGCGCAGCTTGTTTTCTTCGGCCAGCTGTTGAGGTTTGACTCTCCCCATCATTCATTGGTGTGAGCTCGGGTGCAGCAGTGCGGCTGCTGCACGTTCTCCATTAGCCCGCGGAAGGGATTTCTCCTGCGCCGGCTCCCCTTCCCGTCCTGTTCCTCTTTCGCCCGTGCCCGGCCTTTATCTGACCCCGCCTGCCCCACCTCTGAGGGTTCCAGTGGTGTCACGGAGGtctgctgcttctgcttcaACACCTGCTTCTCGAGGTGCTTCTGGATGGCCGACCCCAGCACGGCTACTTCCACCACCGCCCCGTACACCTCCCACGTCATCCCCTTCTCGTCCCAGTTCACCTCCTGCACTGGCTCCTCACACGAGTCCTCActtttttcctgacagtttaCAACCTTGGTTTTGTCCTCATCTTTAGTTACGTCTTCCTGTTTACATTCTTCCTCTTTGCCATCcatcacttgttttcttttgtcctcctcctcttcctccttctcctccaggATCCTCTCCTCTATGCTGGCCTCTTTCTTGATGTCAGGAAAGGTCGTGGTGATGGGAGTTCTTGGGGTCATGGGTGCCGTTGCAACAGAGCGAAACTCCACCTGCTGACCCACCTGCATCTCAGCGTCCTTCGTCTCTGTACCTACGGACCCACATTTCCCAAAAGAGCTGGGGAAGTAGAAGGCCTGGTCCCCCTCAGGAGGGGTCATGGGGCTGGTAGCTACAGACTGACACTGCACCACCTCCAGGCTCACCTGTGTTCGGATGTTGTGGCAGCCGAAGGGGGCCGGGGATTCAGGAGGTTTTGTGCCAGAAACGTCTGTCCCCTTCTCCCCTGTGGCTTTGTTCTTTGTGAGCTCCGAATTTTCAGCTACACTGCAGTCTTTTGGTTCCTCgggttgtttttggtttgagtTAGACTTTTCAGGAGCTTCCTTTCCATCctcatgtttttcttcctcatATTCTTCAATTTTCACCATCTCCGGCTCAACTGAAGGAAAGTGTGACTCTACCATCTTTTCGTCTTCCTCCTCATTGTTGCCGTGTTGGGTCACCAGGATTGTGATGTCTTGATCCATGCTGCCCATCCTCTGCTGCTTACACTGCTGGCTACCATCCTCACAAGTCCCTTGTGGGTGGACTGATCCGGAAGCCAGACAGCCGGAGGAGCTCCCTGCAGATTCTGTTTCTACTTGACCTTTTGTTGCTGTAAAACCTTCTCGTTCCTCGTTCTTGTTTTGCTCCTTATCCTTTCTCATTTCCTTCTGCGCCATCCCTTTTCCAACGAGCACCGGAAAAGCCGTGGTGGACGGCGTCTTCGGGGTCATGGGGGAGGTGGCAACAGAGCAGAACTCCACTTGCTGACCCACCTGCAGCTCCGCATCTTTGGTGTCAGCAGCAACGCCCTCGCATTTTCCAAAAGTGCTCGGGAAGAAGAAGGAATGGCCGTCTTCGGGGGGCGTCATGGGGCTGGTGGCTGCTGAATGACACTGAACTACCTCCAGACTCACCTGCGTGCGCATGTGTTGCTGCCCGAAAGGGGCTGGTGAGCGTGGGTCGGAGGGGTCTGGAGCTGGTGGCACTGGCACTTTACCTCTGTCAGGCATATTCTCAGCATCTTCATGACTCTGCGGATTGATAGAAACCGTTGCATCCTTTTGTGTAGCTGTTGTTTCATAAGCTGCAGATTGCGATGTCAGAGGCATGACATCAGTTTGTGTGCAGTCTTTCGCTCCCTCAGAGACCGATGGGTC carries:
- the LOC108245815 gene encoding G protein-regulated inducer of neurite outgrowth 1, yielding MGSLKDEKRGLGLGEDHQPSMKSDDRGQQAGSESSTSAEGHQRHMSQQSTSREEYQPNLHMSASSVEERNKTPISKDQGLSGVDGGTSDPSVSEGAKDCTQTDVMPLTSQSAAYETTATQKDATVSINPQSHEDAENMPDRGKVPVPPAPDPSDPRSPAPFGQQHMRTQVSLEVVQCHSAATSPMTPPEDGHSFFFPSTFGKCEGVAADTKDAELQVGQQVEFCSVATSPMTPKTPSTTAFPVLVGKGMAQKEMRKDKEQNKNEEREGFTATKGQVETESAGSSSGCLASGSVHPQGTCEDGSQQCKQQRMGSMDQDITILVTQHGNNEEEDEKMVESHFPSVEPEMVKIEEYEEEKHEDGKEAPEKSNSNQKQPEEPKDCSVAENSELTKNKATGEKGTDVSGTKPPESPAPFGCHNIRTQVSLEVVQCQSVATSPMTPPEGDQAFYFPSSFGKCGSVGTETKDAEMQVGQQVEFRSVATAPMTPRTPITTTFPDIKKEASIEERILEEKEEEEEDKRKQVMDGKEEECKQEDVTKDEDKTKVVNCQEKSEDSCEEPVQEVNWDEKGMTWEVYGAVVEVAVLGSAIQKHLEKQVLKQKQQTSVTPLEPSEVGQAGSDKGRARAKEEQDGKGSRRRRNPFRGLMENVQQPHCCTRAHTNE